The following are from one region of the Capsicum annuum cultivar UCD-10X-F1 chromosome 1, UCD10Xv1.1, whole genome shotgun sequence genome:
- the LOC124897270 gene encoding uncharacterized protein LOC124897270 produces MARTYIRANFDRLMEDINKIKNRVKEYLFDIGYEKWSIAHAHVNRSMFMTSNIAEFVNPANRDARDLPIKKFLQFMMDLIMRWNNEHRQHSEATFTELGNKYNIIMRKNLILSNKMKVMGSTHYSYVVIEETGKRNIICMREKKYSYLQFQVDGIPCPHAMAVLT; encoded by the exons ATGGCCAGAACATACATAAGGGCAAACTTTGATCGGCTTATGGAAgacataaataaaatcaaaaataggGTGAAGGAGTATCTGTTTGATATAGGCTATGAAAAATGGTCTATAGCTCATGCCCATGTCAACAGGTCAATGTTCATGACTTCAAACATAGCAGAATTCGTAAATCCAGCAAATAGAGATGCAAGAGACCTGCCAATTAAAAAATTCCTACAATTTATGATGGATCTGATCATGAGATGGAATAATGAGCATAGACAGCATTCAGAAGCAACATTTACAGAACTGGGAAacaaatacaatataataatgaGGAAAAATCTCATTCTATCAAATAAAATGAAG GTGATGGGTTCTACTCACTATTCTTATGTAGTCATTGAGGAAACTGGAAAACGAAACATTATTTGCATGCGTGAAAAAAAATATTCCTACCTACAATTTCAAGTAGATGgcataccttgtccacatgctatggcggTCCTAACTTAG